A region of Culicoides brevitarsis isolate CSIRO-B50_1 chromosome 1, AGI_CSIRO_Cbre_v1, whole genome shotgun sequence DNA encodes the following proteins:
- the LOC134837807 gene encoding ras-like GTP-binding protein RhoL, translated as MKQLKIVSVGNRVGKTCLHFTTIHGNFPDAYELAVYYNNNYSMTQTVDNKEYHLQVWDVPCQDDSDDIRPASLPDADCILICYSIENRASFENILTKWYPEMKFFAPDAPIILVGMKADLRDPKSGDFVTTEEGKKMKEKIGAFAFVECSAMKKINLDEVYCQAVRAVEEKK; from the exons atgaaacaattaaaaatcgtCTCAGTTGGGAATCGAGTTGGAAAAACTTGCCTCCATTTCACCACTATTCACGGAAATTTTCCCGATGCTTACGAATTAGCAGTTTATTACAACA aTAATTATTCCATGACCCAAACCGTCGACAACAAAGAATATCACTTGCAAGTTTGGGATGTTCCGTGTCAAGATGACTCTGATGACATTCGTCCTGCTTCCTTGCCTGAT GCGGATTGCATTTTAATCTGTTACTCAATCGAGAATCGAGCTTCCTTCGAGAACATTTTGACGAAATGGTATCCGGAAATGAAGTTTTTTGCACCAGATGCGCCCATTATTCTCGTTGGAATGAAAGCAGATTTGCGAGATCCGAAATCAGGTGACTTCGTAACAACTGAAGAAGGCAAAAAGATGAAGGAGAAAATTGGGGCATTTGCATTTGTGGAATGTTcggcgatgaaaaaaattaatctggaTGAGGTTTATTGTCAAGCGGTGCGTGCTGTGGAagagaaaaagtaa
- the LOC134837808 gene encoding ras-like GTP-binding protein RhoL, producing MRPLKIVAVGDGMIGKTCLLMTYIQDAFPEKYDPTVFDNYFTTMTVDGKEYNLTLWDTAGQEDYEKLRPLSYPNTDCFLICYSIASKASFENVLSKWYPEVSHYSPHTPIILVGTKMDLRVANSEKFVTTAEANKMKSKIKAVSLVECSAMKKVNIEDVFHEAVRGIERRQVGKTFLCNCF from the exons ATGAGACCTTTGAAAATCGTCGCTGTTGGCGACGGAATGATCGGAAAAACGTGTCTTTTGATGACTTACATCCAAGATGCCTTCCCCGAAAAATACGATCCGACAGTTTTTG aTAATTATTTCACAACCATGACAGTCGACGGCAAAGAATACAATTTAACACTTTGGGACACCGCTGGTCAAGAAGATTACGAAAAATTACGCCCTTTATCGTATCcaaat ACGGATTGCTTCCTGATCTGCTACTCAATCGCGAGTAAGGCGTCTTTTGAGAACGTTTTATCCAAATGGTATCCGGAAGTCAGTCATTATTCACCCCATACGCCCATCATATTGGTTGGCACGAAGATGGATTTACGAGTTGCGAACTCGGAAAAGTTCGTGACGACGGCGGAAGCGAACAAAATGAAGTCTAAAATTAAAGCTGTGTCGCTCGTGGAGTGCTCGGCAATGAAAAAAGTCAACATTGAAGACGTTTTTCACGAAGCGGTGCGGGGAATTGAACGACGTCAAGTTGGAAAGACCTTTTTGTGTAAttgtttctga
- the LOC134830216 gene encoding ras-like GTP-binding protein RhoL isoform X2: MAHLRPLKITTVGDGMVGKTCLLITYTQNSFPEEYVPTVFDNHATNIMVDGKEYNLTLWDTAGQEDYERLRPLSYPNTDCFLICYSISSRASFDNVLSKWYPEVRHFSPNVPIILVGTKMDLRVPNSEKFVTTAEAKKLRAKIKAYALVECSAKKKSHLGEVFDEAVRAVEKKPRRVRRPCQFL; this comes from the exons ATGGCGCATTTAAGACCGCTTAAGATCACGACAGTCGGCGACGGAATGGTTGGCAAAACTTGTCTGCTGATCACGTACACACAGAATTCGTTCCCGGAGGAATATGTTCCAACAGTATTTg acaATCATGCCACAAATATTATGGTCGATGGCAAGGAATATAATTTAACGTTATGGGATACCGCTGGGCAGGAAGATTATGAAAGACTGAGGCCATTATCTTATCcaaat actgATTGCTTCCTAATATGTTACTCAATATCCAGTAGAGCCTCCTTCGATAATGTTTTGTCAAAATGGTATCCAGAAGTCAGACATTTTTCTCCCAATGTTCCCATAATTTTAGTTG gcACCAAGATGGATTTACGCGTTCCCAATTCCGAAAAATTCGTGACGACAGCTGAAGCAAAAAAGTTGCGAGCCAAAATTAAAGCTTATGCCTTGGTAGAATGTTCTGCGAAGAAAAAGAGTCATCTCGGGGAAGTTTTTGACGAAGCTGTGCGCGCCGTAGAGAAGAAACCTCGGAGAGTTCGAAGACCGTGTCAATTCCTGTAG
- the LOC134830216 gene encoding ras-like GTP-binding protein RhoL isoform X1 — MAARMAHLRPLKITTVGDGMVGKTCLLITYTQNSFPEEYVPTVFDNHATNIMVDGKEYNLTLWDTAGQEDYERLRPLSYPNTDCFLICYSISSRASFDNVLSKWYPEVRHFSPNVPIILVGTKMDLRVPNSEKFVTTAEAKKLRAKIKAYALVECSAKKKSHLGEVFDEAVRAVEKKPRRVRRPCQFL, encoded by the exons ATGGCAGcgag AATGGCGCATTTAAGACCGCTTAAGATCACGACAGTCGGCGACGGAATGGTTGGCAAAACTTGTCTGCTGATCACGTACACACAGAATTCGTTCCCGGAGGAATATGTTCCAACAGTATTTg acaATCATGCCACAAATATTATGGTCGATGGCAAGGAATATAATTTAACGTTATGGGATACCGCTGGGCAGGAAGATTATGAAAGACTGAGGCCATTATCTTATCcaaat actgATTGCTTCCTAATATGTTACTCAATATCCAGTAGAGCCTCCTTCGATAATGTTTTGTCAAAATGGTATCCAGAAGTCAGACATTTTTCTCCCAATGTTCCCATAATTTTAGTTG gcACCAAGATGGATTTACGCGTTCCCAATTCCGAAAAATTCGTGACGACAGCTGAAGCAAAAAAGTTGCGAGCCAAAATTAAAGCTTATGCCTTGGTAGAATGTTCTGCGAAGAAAAAGAGTCATCTCGGGGAAGTTTTTGACGAAGCTGTGCGCGCCGTAGAGAAGAAACCTCGGAGAGTTCGAAGACCGTGTCAATTCCTGTAG
- the LOC134826972 gene encoding myosin-2 essential light chain-like yields the protein MSKLTNEQQQEEFQEAFNLFDDLGDGKIHHKQIGECLRALGLNPTEADVKKVIEQFKDDDRISYETFLPIYEALSKKKSKCTQDEFVEELKQFDRDGSGAIGFVELKHHLMSMGDKLTDEEADQLLTGLEDAEGMINYENFVKMVMSG from the coding sequence atgtcaaaattaacgaacgaacaacaacaagaggAATTTCAAGAGGCGTTCAATCTCTTTGACGACTTGGGTGACGGCAAAATTCATCACAAGCAAATTGGCGAATGTCTTCGTGCACTGGGTTTGAATCCAACGGAAGCGGATGTCAAAAAAGTCATCGAGCAGTTCAAAGATGACGATCGCATTTCGTACGAAACATTTTTGCCCATTTACGAGGCTTTGAGCAAGAAAAAGAGCAAATGTACGCAAGATGAGTTCGTTGAGGAGTTGAAGCAATTTGACAGAGACGGAAGCGGCGCAATTGGATTCGTGGAGTTGAAGCATCATTTGATGTCGATGGGGGACAAATTGACGGATGAAGAGGCGGATCAACTGCTGACGGGACTCGAAGATGCCGAAGGAATGATTAATTATgagaatttcgttaaaatggTTATGAGTGGTTGA
- the LOC134828108 gene encoding probable G-protein coupled receptor Mth-like 3, protein MRTFKSSPSIISPNVCLLFHLLTYQIFLLVSSSQTSSSSTANNFQVRDKNLSQIRRCCHPNYELLHDRTGNNYFCGKLTQNEAKIDFFNLESEEIYGIPDCGKNFEANFKCLDVLKGRPVEVFCAESRNNGKIFGVISHRTYRTMRKCCPFDKIYDSKEKICVSSNISKEIISENLSRIGSNFISNSSFNLCPINEVVLEKSHPINITKFDYSTDFCLDLASDDEGNLHWITHSCHSPKICYFVPCVRKCCKFGDMIIRANGSSICVPFQGSIKTDFHSVENWLATEQAIQKVDVNVHGILQTQSCHRYPLDPDFPEDAHYFEHTSGNLYLNSTETPFKNDNYCREMVNSTLMTFVCALEPPSINYFYVVGFVLSAIGFAMTIVVYLCFKQLHGNLHGKIVMCYNACFLIAYLILLTTTFIYSHSDTFSLRCRIFGYTLYFTFICGFVWSNILCFDIWLTIVKGATRNSKRFCFYFIYAKIVSGTLVTILYAARNTNLLPYKWRPTFAEDKCWFDPVRDSTSFVLYFITPLGIMIAINSIFFVLTAIHCNKVKREIMRVQKSSIREKRRRLFKVDRAIVAMNLKLFTVMGVSWILEVISALDYKKHYFVLWHLTDAFNAFLGVFVFLVFICKGRVFKLIKKRLGIQEEVGPMTRTTSASSRKFNTIDSKKGIAAVMALQPLEK, encoded by the exons ATGCGAACCTTTAAATCGTCGCCATCGATTATTTCGCCGAACGTTTGTTTGCTTTTCCATTTGCTTACataccaaatatttttattggtaTCAAGCTCGCaaacatcgtcgtcgtcgacggcgaataattttcaagttcgcgataaaaatttatctcaaattaGAAGATGTTGTCATCCGAACTACGAATTGCTGCATGATCGAACGGGAAATAACTATTTTTGCGGGAAATTGACACAAAATGAGgcgaaaattgactttttcaaCCTTGAAAGTGAGGAAATTTACGGAATTCCCGATTgtggaaaaaatttcgaagcGAATTTCAAGTGCTTGGATGTCTTGAAGGGACGTCCCGTGGAAGTTTTTTGTGCGGAAAGtcgaaataatggaaaaattttcggtGTTATTAGTCATCGCACGTATCGGACAATGAGAAAATGTTGTccctttgataaaatttacgattcaaaggagaaaatttgtgtttcgagtaatatttcaaaggaaattatcagtgaaaatttatcacgaatcGGTTCAAATTTCATCTCGAACTCGAGTTTTAATTTGTGTCCCATTAACGAAGTTGTACTCGAAAAAAGTCACCCaataaatatcacaaaattcgATTATTCCACGGATTTTTGTCTGGATCTCGCTTCTGATGACGAAGGAAATCTTCATTGGATCACCCATTCTTGTCATTCGccgaaaatttgttattttgtgcCTTGCGTTCGGAAATGCTGCAAATTTGGAGATATGATTATTCGAGCAAATGGCAGTTCGATTTGCGTTCCATTTCAAGGAAGCATCAAAACCGACTTTCACAGCGTCGAAAATTGGTTGGCGACGGAACAAGCAATTCAAAAAGTTGATGTGAACG TTCACGGCATCCTTCAAACGCAATCATGTCACAGATACCCACTTGATCCCGATTTCCCCGAAGACGCGCATTACTTCGAGCACACAAGCGGCAATTTGTACTTGAATTCTACCGAGACCCCGTTCAAAAACGACAATTATTGTCGCGAAATGGTGAATAGCACTCTAATGACGTTCGTTTGTGCGTTGGAACCTCCTTCAATCAACTACTTTTACGTCGTTGGATTCGTTTTGTCTGCCATCGGATTTGCAATGACAATTGTGGTTTACTTGTGTTTCAAGCAG CTCCATGGAAATTTGCATGGGAAAATTGTCATGTGCTATAACGCGTGTTTCCTCATCGCTTATTTGATACTTTTGACAACGACCTTTATCTACAGTCATAGTGACACGTTTTCGTTGCGTTGCAGGATTTTTg GATATACTCTTTACTTTACATTTATTTGTGGATTtgtttggagcaatattttgtgtttcgatATTTGGTTAACGATTGT aaaaggaGCCACGAGAAATTCCAAGcgattttgcttttatttcatttacgCCAAGATTGTTTCGGGTACTTTGGTGACAATTCTCTACGCAGCTCGAAACACAAATTTGCTCCCTTATAAATGGAGACCGACTTTCGCCGAAGATAAATGTTGGTTTGATCCTGTGAGGGACAGCACGtcgtttgttttgtattttatcaCGCCATTGGGCATCATGATCGCCatcaactcaatttttttcgttcttacGGCGATACATTGCAACAAAGTGAAGCGTGAAATTATGAGAGTGCAAAAATCAAGTATTCGGGAAAAAAGGAGGAGACTTTTTAAAGTCGATCGAGCCAT agttgCCATGAACTTAAAACTCTTCACAGTAATGGGCGTGTCATGGATTCTCGAAGTAATTTCAGCGCTCGACTACAAAAAGCATTACTTCGTTTTATGGCATTTGACGGATGCGTTCAACGCTTTTCTTGGAGTTTTCGTTTTCCTCGTTTTCATCTGCAAAGGACGAGTTTTCAAGCTAATCAAGAAACGTTTAG GAATTCAGGAGGAAGTTGGTCCCATGACGAGAACCACAAGTGCCTCTTCGCGAAAATTCAACACGATCGACTCGAAGAAGGGAATTGCGGCAGTCATGGCTTTGCAACcgcttgaaaaataa
- the LOC134827060 gene encoding uncharacterized protein LOC134827060 — protein sequence MGWRFTPHFTRCCCCNSLRSGLIGLGKLMMLFSFIFLTLQLYWLQDTKIFIRKVERETELIYLQYLRNDYVLILSHIFLLVLGLICYRGAKTVNRCLIGLFVFFEVILTIIFGAFATYLGIGIDAIFGSIDTHKLIVPVTMFCTSAMMSLLSLYFALVARSYLREIRWENEREVNIKKYRFY from the exons ATGGGTTGGCGATTTACTCCGCATTTTACGCGTTGTTGCTGCTGTAACAGCCTCCGAAGTGGCCTGATTGGGTTGGGAAAGCTCATGATGCTTTTCAGCTTTATCTTTTTGACGTTACAGCTGTACTGGTTACAagatacgaaaatttttatacgaaaagtGGAGCGCGAGACGGAACtcatat atttgcAGTACTTGAGGAATGATTATGTTTTAATCTTGAGTCACATTTTCCTGCTTGTACTTGGATTAATTTGTTACAGAGGAgcaaaaacg gttaatcGATGTCTTATCGgtctttttgttttcttcGAAGTAATCCTCACAATTATTTTCGGAGCTTTTGCCACGTATTTAGGCATCGGAATTGATGCGATTTTCGGCTCAATCGACACTCACAAATTAATTGTTCCCGTAACAATGTTCTGTACCTCCGCAATGATGTCACTCTTGTCACTTTACTTTGCGCTCGTCGCGAGATCGTATCTTCGAGAGATCCGATGGGAGAATGAGCGGGAAGTGAATATCAAGAAATATAGATTTTACTAA